The proteins below come from a single Rosa rugosa chromosome 2, drRosRugo1.1, whole genome shotgun sequence genomic window:
- the LOC133732910 gene encoding peroxidase A2-like, which produces MSTFSYVAAAIVLFTLVLGNSNAQLSSTFYDTTCPNVSRVVRNVVEKAQQNDIRIGAKLIRVHFHDCFVNGCDASLLLDDADDIDSEKNAAPNLSTAGYPVIDDIKTALENVCPGVVSCADIVALASQILVSENGGPTWEVQLGRRDSRTANRAGTTAIPSPLETLAQITKKFTDAGLDSTDLVALSGAHTFGRAQCSTFVHRLYNFSGTGNPDPSLDTTYLETLRKTCPEGGNGGTLANLDPSTPNGFDNNYFTNLQNKQGLLQTDQELFSTSGADTISIVDRFANSQSDFFDTFAKSMINMGNIKPLTGSDGEIRSDCKRVN; this is translated from the exons ATGTCTACTTTTTCATATGTTGCAGCAGCAATTGTTCTCTTTACCCTTGTGTTGGGCAACTCCAATGCTCAGCTCAGCTCCACTTTTTACGACACAACGTGCCCTAATGTGTCGAGGGTGGTTCGTAATGTGGTGGAGAAAGCTCAACAGAATGATATTCGTATTGGCGCCAAACTCATCCGGGTTCACTTCCACGACTGCTTCGTCAAT GGGTGTGATGCATCACTTTTGCTCGACGATGCAGACGACATAGACAGTGAAAAAAATGCAGCTCCGAATCTATCCACAGCTGGATATCCTGTGATTGATGACATCAAAACTGCACTCGAGAATGTTTGCCCTGGTGTTGTCTCCTGTGCTGATATTGTAGCTCTTGCTTCTCAGATACTCGTTTCTGAG AATGGAGGACCAACTTGGGAAGTTCAATTGGGAAGAAGAGACAGTAGGACAGCCAACCGGGCTGGTACTACTGCCATTCCAAGCCCTTTAGAAACCCTTGCGCAAATTACCAAAAAGTTCACTGATGCAGGACTTGATTCCACAGATCTCGTTGCTTTGTCAG GTGCTCATACATTTGGCCGGGCACAGTGTTCAACTTTCGTCCACCGCCTATACAATTTCAGTGGTACCGGGAACCCCGACCCAAGCCTGGACACAACTTACTTGGAAACCCTACGCAAAACATGTCCCGAAGGCGGCAATGGAGGTACATTGGCCAACCTTGATCCTTCTACACCCAATGGCTTCGACAACAACTACTTCACAAACCTTCAGAACAAGCAGGGGCTTCTCCAGACGGATCAGGAGCTGTTTTCGACCAGTGGAGCCGACACTATTTCCATTGTGGACCGGTTTGCTAATAGCCAAAGCGACTTCTTTGACACTTTTGCTAAGTCCATGATCAATATGGGAAATATAAAACCTTTGACGGGAAGTGATGGAGAAATTAGGTCTGATTGTAAAAGAGTTAACTAA